Genomic segment of Panicum virgatum strain AP13 chromosome 2K, P.virgatum_v5, whole genome shotgun sequence:
gGGCGTGCGCGGGCTCCTgcagcggccgcggcgtgcTGTTGCCGACGTCGATCGCCGGGAGGTCGTGCACACGCGGCGTCCGCAGcctcgcgggcgccgccgcgccgcccgtgcccgtgccgcgCTTCAGGAACGGCCTCGGCGTGGCGTACTCGCCGAACTCGGCCAGCGCGCCCAGGCTGTTCCGCCTCTGGTGGTGCGGCGACGGCCTCGCCGGgctgcccgccgcgccgccgccgccgccggtcacgGTCCTGCTCCTCGGCAGCGCCGCGGCGTCCCTCCTCGGGGTGCTGGGGATggacagcgccggcggcggcgtcctcctcgcctgagcggcggcgagccgcggcgtggcggcggccgcctcctgcGCGTCCCGCGCCGCGCACCGGACCGCGCGCGTGGCCCGAGCCTtcgccgcctgctgctgctgctgctccgccgACGCGGCGGCCACGCGCCTggcgtcgcggcggcgcatgTAGGCGTCGTACTGCCTGCCGCGGCAGGCGCCGCcccgcggcgtcgtcgtcccggcggcggccccgtccccgccgcaaccgggcgcggcggcgtcctccccgccgcgcgcggcgcgcaggAGCTTGTACGCCGCGAGCTGCACCTCCAGCTCGTGCAGCTTCGCCCACAGCGcgtcgtggtggcggcggctcgccATCATCCTCCCTCCCGCGGTGGGGGTGCGGCGCGAAAGGTTACTCCCCGACCCGTGTGCCTTCCAGCAACCGGCTAGCTGCCGCGGCGACCGCCGAGGCCGCTATATATACGTGCCGCGCGCGATCAATTCGGCGCCGTCGGGGCGTGACCGTGTCGGGGGCAGCGAGCGGTCGCGCGGGGGCGGGCTCAATTACTCCACGCTTGCCGCGCGGCACGCGGGCTCAGGTCGGGCCGTTTTGATTTGGTCGCGGTCGCGGCTGATGGGGATGCAGCGGGAGTAGGCTGGTGGCTTGACCAGGTGAAGCGCGgaggcttcttcttcttcacgactgattgcgacggcggcggcggcggacgtgcCGGGGCAGCGTCGACCAGGCCAATTTCCGGCATCTCCAGAAAATCACAGGCGTGGTCACACAAGTTATGCTGATCAAGAGCCTATCAGGCTATCACCGACTGCTGTTGGGTTTTTTCATCGTCGGACCTGTTAAAATAAAAGTGTGTGATCTTGTTCTTGAGCTTACTGGCAAACACGCGCTCATCGGACAGCATCATACCGTCGTGGACGACCATGACTTGAGCACTGAATCACAGTGCTTCTAGAGTACGCAGAGAACATGAGAAACGGTCATGCAGGATGCACATTGCTTTGAGACTCGTACTTAGAAAAAGATGGGTCGTCAGAATTGACTCACGAAAATTGACTCAGGTTCGGTAAGTGCTACGAGTCTAGAACGCCCGCCTCATCTCTGCTGGACTTCGTCTTACAGTTGCAGCCATCGCAACAAGGATTATATTCCACTGGAAAAATATTCTTTCCCGCTGGCCTAAGAGAAGAGGCATGACCGCACGAATGACATTCCATACGACCATCTATCTTGCCACGAGAGCCTCTTCGCCAACTCTCCTATCATTATCCACTGCCTTCAGCCTTCACCAACCCAACCAATGCTCGCGTTcgtctttcgaaaaaaaaaaacaatgctcGCGTGCGCGCCTGTTGACTACAAACTCCCATGCGTCCTTGTAAAAATTAAGTGTTCATGTTGTCGTTGGCCAATCTTGGTGGAAAACGCTGACTACGACGACAAGCAGCTACCCAATCAGCAGAACCAAACCCTACCACCAAGTGGCAACTGGGTCAGCTCAACTGCTCCAGCCAAGCAGAACAGCAGAGTCCTATCTCAAAGTCTAAGCAACTCCTCTTATTTCTCCGTAGCGTTTGCACCAAACTACAACAGTTCAAAAGCTTCCACCAAGCTAAAAGCAAGGGAACAATTCCAAACAAGCACAAATGAACGACAAGGTCCGGCCTAAACCATCAAGATTCCTATTTTTGCACAGGCGTTAGCCTTTAGGAAAGAACAGCCATCACGTCGGATGCCCTGAGCACGATGTACTCGCCCTCCTGGCCCTTGAACTCGCTCCCCGCATACTTGGTGTACATCACGTTGCTTCCAGGAGTGATGGACAGCGGCGTCCTGCTGCCGTCCTCGCCCAATGGCCCGGGGCCAACGGCTACCACCTGTGTGTTCACGGCAAATTAGAGACGTGGGGATTGGGCTGGATGTTATAAGAATGACAGACAGGACCAATAAACCAATCAGATGGAAGATGTATACGTAGCGTGTGAGGAATGCAGAAACCATGTAATATAATTTTGTGACCACGTCAATCTTTGGTTGCTCTTAGACAGCTGTATCGTCCACAATGAAGGCTGCATGTTGAACTTTTGATGTTTTGTTTTTCTCCTAAAAGCTGACTCTGACGGTTTTTATGATTAAGTTCTTTACTTACTTTAATAGTTACCATCTTGAAACCTTTTGTGGCAAATCACAAAATAAGAACATAAACTAAAGAGTGCTAATTACTGGCCAAAAATTGCATCCTAAAAGCTGGCTGCCGTGGTGTTTACTATTTAGTCATAAACTAAAGAATATTAATATACTGGCCAAATATTGCACCATTTCTTCAACACAATTCTGTCTCTTCCCCTTCCCTTAAAGCTTGTAAGAATGATTAAATTGTTGAAACTTAAAATCAAGGAAACTTCACTGTTGATAGTTACTACACTAGTTATGCTCGCCACCAAAATTCAAAGAAGGCCCAGAACAAAAGAATTCTTTGAAATCATAAGTCTGTTGTACAGCTATTCGCTAATATGTTCATATCTTGGATATATAGCCATGCATAATCAGCAGAATATTGGATAAATTATTGTAAATGCTGCATAGTATATGCTAAATTAAAATACTCACTGTTCCAACAGAAGGTTTATCTTTAGTTGCCTGCGTCAGTAGCAAACCACCAGCAGTTTGTTCTTCAGCTTCAGCAATCTGGTATGAAAGAATCATTAAAAAAATCAGTAAGTAAAACGGTATTGTAGATGTGGACGTCACAGTTCACACTCAAACAGAACAGAGCATGCCTGCTTCTTAGCATGCAGTAAAAATGCAGGTTTCCTCTTGGCTAGAGGGAATGTACTGAGTTATTGTCCAATTCTATTATGTGAAGAATAAACCACGACAGAACACAATATGGATTGTTGAATCTTTAAGGGAGAAAGTGTCACTGCAGAGGCCAGGATACCAGTATAGTATTATTCCAATTATCTAAAAAACAAGAAAGTTTCATAGAACCACTGCTGAGGTGCATGCATCCGAGATGGATAACCTTAGGTTGGAGTGCTCAACATGGTGCCGAACTGAAAATGTAAGACTAAGTGACAAGAACATTGGCTCAGGATGAGTGGTGAACTGAGTCAAGCCAAAGGTTCCTGGAGGTTAAGAAAGACACAAAATGGAGTTTATAAATCAAGCTTCGCTTCTATTATACGACAGAGAACATGGAGTTATATCGTGAATAAACAGAGCATCTGCGAAAGACACAATAGAGCTTTTGGCGTTAAGAGGTTGCCACTCGCCACACAAGTTCGCCAAGCCGCACTAGCTTAGGCCAATTTTTTGCTTGGCGTGCTGCACTTGCTTAAGCATCTCTTGCTTTGCAGTTGCATTTCCTGCCAAACGCCAGGTGCTCTTTTCATCCGTAGCAAGTTCAGCACAGCCAGAATCATGGCATGGTGAGTTATGGAAAGAAACCAAAGAGGCCCTTAATATTGTAGTCTGTCATGTATGGCATATACAACAAGCGTGGGCAGTGGCCGATCAACCTGGAAAGTGTAACAATATTAATATTCTTGGCAAATATACCTTTATCAGAATGCGGTCATTCAGCGGCTTCAGATCTTTCACATCATCACCATCAAGAATACCGATGATGTCATCTTCTTTCAAAATAAGATGGTCAGCATCATTGAATTCCAATTCTGTGCCCGCGTATTTTGAGTAGACAACTTGCGCACCAATCTGCACCACATTATAATTATCACAGTCAAGTTACTTAATTAATTAACACATGACAGTATATCAAAGATGTTACTGATGATGAGACCACAGAGGCAAATTGTCTTCAAGAACAAAAGGTTCGATCCTTGAAGAAGATTGGATGCATAAAAAAAATCTCTCAGCATACAAGACATACAGCTACTTCCTTATCCTTTTGCATGGATGGCAGTGCAGCAGTAATAGTACTTTAGGTCATTATCTTTCATTTTGGATTTTGCTATTTGTAAATGTTCAAATTCAAATACAAACGTATAGAATTGCAGACGTGTCTGCCTACACAAAGTAAAGTTAGTTGTGCACATGTACATACCGGAACGCTGATCTCAATACTTTTACTCCCAAAACTTCTTCCCTCTCCAACAGCAACAACTTCCCCTCCTTGTGGTCTTGTCTGAACTGATACTGGAAGTAAAATCCCTCCCTCACTTTTAGCCTCGGAGGTCTTGACCTTCACAAGTACTCTGTCTCCTAATGGTTTAATGGAAGTATACTGCAAATTGCATGCATGTATATGAACACAACTGTGTACATAAGAAGACAAGAGGTGCACAATATATACTAAAAACTTAAATCTGTCACAAATTGAGTTGTGTGTGGATTGAGGATTGAAGTAAGAAAACATTGCTACTGAGCGACAGAGGTTTGATGCCATGGAAACTGCAATCATGCGGGCACCAAGAGCAGTACATTTGACGGACTTGATAGCATAGGTGTCCCTCACTAAAGCAGACATAGTATCTCATAACCCATGCCTAAATAGGGTTGAAGTATCATGAATCATAGTTAGCAGTATTTTTGAGCAGCTGCCTAGTATTTACATCCGCAATTTGACCAGCTAGTCACCAGGTTTACAGGGAAGGTTTGTCATGAGTATTTGGGAAATCAGGGAACTGTGGTTCACTTCAATTGAACATCTGATTTGAATCTCCTAACCAGAAATGGCTGATATCAGGCACCAGTCCTCTTGAAACACCAGTCAAACTCTCCATACCATGAACTGTAATAAGATCAAACCTCACACTGAGGTTGCGAAGATGGAGGTCCGAATGACATCAATTTTCTCCATACAGCAGGCTCCACTTTCTTGACAATTAGAGAGAAAACATTGTCCCTCCTTTTTTCCTCAGAGGATGGCTCCTCGTTTGATTATTATGATTTCTCTTATAAGACAAGTGTAGTTGTGGCTTTGTGCTTTAAATCAGAAGGTTCTCATGCCTTGGTGAACGACAACTAACTAGTACAATCTTGCTCCCCCCAAAAGGAAGTTCAATCTTCCTAGTAATCTCCTAAACCACGATTGTGGGCAGTGGGCTTTACTCTAGCACAACAACCCTTCGATCAAATTTTGAGATTTCTGAGCCGAGCCAGCCCCACAGAACCAAACACAGCCCATGAAATGCATAGCACACGGACAGGAGGGGTCAGCAGCACAGCACACAGGCCAATAGCACCCTAGCGCGTTGTTTGTTACCTTGGGTGACACGACCGTGGCGGCCCTCACCACGAGCCCCCGGGCCCTCCGCCCGCTCGGCACGGTAATCGACGGCGTCGGCAGGCGGAGCCCGCCCAGCGCGGCCGGCTTCGCGGCCACCGCCACCCGCGGCCCGGTCAGGTgcaccgccgccatggctgtTGGCTGCTTCGAGGGCGAGAGTCGGGAAGGCACGGAGAGTCGGAGACGGGGATTTTGGGCTTAGGATAAGGAGGGACGCTGTTATCTGCAGCTGCGAGGGCTCACTGTGGTAGTAGGGTGCTGCGGAGCTCTTGGACTCTTGCGTTTAGGGGGCAGGAAGCCGCCGGATTGTTCTAGAAGATCTGCGGTCGCCGAGATTCAGCAGACAATCAGGAACCACCACGCTGACAAGTAGGCCTCGCGCTGATTATTTGGCCGGTTCGAGTTCGACCAACGTTATTTTCTACTAGTAGGTCACCACGTGTTTAAAGAACAatgttgcaaaaaaaatgacattaattttttattgcaacaaatatttttataaaaaatatatatgatgaaAACAAACAATGAGATCTCAATTGTGATGAAAATagacaaaaatacaaaatataaaaaagTGTATAATTATAAAAAAGATAAATGGTACATATAAGCCAGTAGAGAGCACATGCGCCCGCACATGTTTAAAACAAATTACATATTCTCACAAAATTCATTAAACATCAAATTATATTAAAACTTTCTTTCCAACTCAGCCAGGAATGCTACAATCGCTACCAACGAGAGAGCAAAAGGTTTCACTCAAAGTtcagctaggcgctaggcgCTCTCTAGGCGATGACCCCTAGCCTAGCGCTTAGGCTAGCCTAGGCCAGTCTAGACGTTTCTAGACGTTTTGCTATGCGTTTTACCATTTTattaaattatatatatatatattatacaaCAGAAAATGCTGAATAAATAAGTTATATAGAAGCATATACTGCTGAatgtatatagaagagagagtAGTAGACATACCTGGGTGGCTTAAATAGGAAGTTGATACTTATCTGAATACCAGTCATCTCCCATCCATTCCAGGAACACACCAAAGGAGAGTAGCAGCAGCTAGTAATTGCAAATTTGAATCACAGACAAGTGGACAGGAAAGCATTACAAGTGCACAACACAATGCATAAATAAAGGTCTTGTTCAAACACCGCATAGTTctcacaaaaggaaaaaaaacagtcACACACACCAGCAGTTCACAAGTTCAAGACAGAGACACACATACTGACACACCATTTCATCTTTCattcttccttcttcaataaGGTTCCAAATAGtcatcctcatcttcatcaAACTCTTCTTTCTCAGATTCAAACTCTTCtccttcataaatctctctcaCTCTAGCACTCCTACGCAGCTGAAGTTGTTCTTCTGCTCCCACTGCATCTCCAAGAACAGACCAAGGAATCCCAGTACCttccatctcttcttcctcctcctcatctctATAGACAACTACAGCACATTCATCTCCATTCTCTTGCAGAAAGCCTTAAACTTCAGTTGTATCATTAGACAAGAGGACATCATTgatcttctttgacttgatttttttctctcttattAAGCAGCTTGGAGTTGAATTGAATGTAGACTAACTTGTTAAGACGTGTTGTAGTAAGCATATTTCTCTTCTTAGTGTGTATCTATAAAAATAAGAACATGTTTAGGTCTGCAATTTAATTGAAAATCTCCTGAAATGCTGACAGCAGATAGCTACTTACCCCTTCAAACCCGCTCCAATTTCTTTCACAACCAGAGGCACTTGatgtcaaagagaggatccttGTTGCCATCTTCTGTAAGGCTGGTACTTCAGTTCCATATAGCCGCCACCATGATGCTAAAATGAATGAAATCCACTTTTAGTTAGTATTTGTAACAAATATATTGTGGGCTGCAAACAACAAACAATCAGATAATAATAACAAGTACCTCTACCTGGGTTGTAATCAAAATTTTGGAAAGTCCTTGCAAGGTTCTTGCTAAATGGTCCTTCCCTGTTCTGAAACTTTATCAGATCAACATGAGCAGCCTGATCTTGCTTATCCTCATCATGATAATAATAGGTCTCCACACAACTAATAAATCCTTCTGTTATTGAGGGCTCATCAAAGATTGCTGGATTAGCATAACTGTAGTGTGGATTCAGCAAATAAGCTGTCAAATGCAATGGAGAATCAAATCttcccttcatcttcttgtCAATAACAGCAATGACCTCCTTGTACCGAGACTCATTATTGCCCAAGGCCTCCTTGATCTCTCTCTTTGCCTTTAGTAGTTCTCCATAAACGAAACCCATGGATGGCTTGACATCACCATCAACCAAGCGGAGAACCTTGAACAATGGCTCAAAAACACTCACTGTTAGCTTCACATCCTTCCAGAAGGTTGGATTCAATATAATTGCTGTGGCTTCTTTGCTCCCATGTTGTTAGAGGCATTATCTGTCACTACTTGCACAACATTTTCTGGACCAAAGTCTTCAATTTCTTTGTCCACTAGTTCAAAGATGACCTCACTTGTGTGTGACACATCTGACATCTCTTTGGAGCTAATAAAGCTTGTTCCATCAGCACAATTGGTGCACAAGTTCATTATGCTTCTCCGCTTCCTATATGTCCAAGCATCAGTCATAATAGAGCACCCATTCTTCATCTTCTCGGCATCACATTCTTgcagcaagctcttggttcttGCATATTCTTCTTCCAGCAATTTCTCTCTTAGAGAATCCTGAGTAGGTGGTTCAAGTCTAGGTCCAAACTGGCCAATTGCTTCACACATCTGCTTGAATTCATCATTGTCACATGCATTGAATGAAATTGCTGCCAAAATACAGAATAATTAGTGTTCTGAAATGTTTCACACATTCTGAAATGACAGAACAGTACATAATATTACAGTACAGAATAACGGAATAGTGAATTACCATGAGTATAGACCCATCTTGCAATATATTTGTGCACCTCAtgtgttctttctttccacaatTCCTTGTTAAGCCTCTGTTGCTGCAAAGATTCACTTCTGCTTGCTTTAGGATCTATAGCCTTTGTCCATTTGTCCATAGGCCCTAATTTGTGAGGCTCTGAACTACCAACACAGGTGACTTCCTCTGACTCTTCTCCAACCTGAGATACATTCACTTCCTCTCTAAGTTCAAGCTCACGAACCACCTTGTCTGCCCTCTTCCTTTTTGCACCATCTAGTGATTTCTGGCACTTCTCTTTAGCTTCATCTGTGCTCTTTGGGCATTTTGTTGCATTCTTCCCATCATGGGCAACATGCTTCTTCAAGCGATATATCCCTCCTTGCATCACCTTGTTACAGAACTTGCACTTCACCTTGTCCTTGTTAGGATCAACAAGAATCCCATATTGCCATCCCACATCATCTGAATTCCTTTTCAGGAGATGAGCTCCTTCAGTCTCAGTTGCAGGTGCATGTGCACCAGCTGCTGCATCACTTTCTGTTGTCGACATCCTAAATCAAGCTGACATTGCAATCACATTTAGAATTACATTTACAAACTCCTAGAACAGCAAAGCAAGATGATTTAGGGAATAATCTGATCTAATGGTCAAACTTGACAGTGCACTGTGatacaaaaaacaaaaagaatcaGTTCTGTACAAGTTGAACTAAATCAGCATGCCTGAACTCATGAATCATCATGACTTCCAGTAAATCAGCATGCTACATGCCTCAACTAAATCAGTTGAACTGCAATTTCAACTTAAATCACACACACAGTAATACCATTCAGATTCAATCACACAGTCATTCAGATTCAGTCACAGTCATCAATATAcagaagcagaggaggggagCACAGCAATAGGGGAGGGGAGCAGATCAACCCATGGGGGAGGGGACTCACCTTGCCACTTGGGGCTACCactgggggaggagggaggggagcaggagcagccgtcGGGGAGGGGTGCGGGAGGCGTGGAGGagctccaggcggcggcgggagggatgCACCGGCGGTGAGGAGCTCCTGGCGGAGGATGAGGAAGGCGTGGACGAGCTCGACCGATGGTGACGACGACCTTCGAGCTTCGAGGCAGGGTCGCAGGCAGGTGAGCAGCCGTCCGAGCCCGCGGCTTCCTTTCCGCGCACGCGCAGCCTCCTCCCCGTCTTATTCTTCCCGCGCGGGGCTTCTTTTCCCGCGCTCAAAGGCGTCTGCGCGCGCGCCCACCGCGGGAGCGAAAACTTTCGCACGACCAGCCGCGACGACCGCCTCCGCGCTCGCCTAGGGCGCCTCCGCGCGCCGAATCGCCGCCTCCGCACCACCTGGAGTCGCCTAGGCGCCGCGCTCGCCTAGACCTCCGCCTTCGCCCTAAGCCAGGCGGACAGGCAATCGACTAGCGCCTAGTCGCGCCTAGGCGCGCCTAAGGCGTCGCCTAGCGGAACTTTGGTTTCACTTATGAATCACTTAGGTCGACTTCCATTTTATCCTAGGCATGTGAACGCTCTATTCATTCACTCAAAAATCAGAGTATCCAATTTCCTTGATGCAACCAGGGATACATCGCCGGAAGACCAAATCAGCCGATTGCTCGCCCGATCAAGCCGGCACATGAGCCACCTCATTAGCACTACGAGTGACATGAATGAAAGACAGAAGAAAAATTGCATGCCAATGATTTGATATCAGCTATTATGGAGGCTGCTGCAGTTCTATCTTTTGTTGCATGGGATGGATAGCCGCGTCACTGATCCATTTCCAGGGATGACGGTCGCCGACCTGTTGTTGCAGGGATGACGCACGCCCTGCTACCATGAAGGAAGGGTTCATTTGATCGCCGTGCGAGCCCGTTTTGCATGCGCACTGCCGATCTGTTGCTGTGGATCATCGGGTCTTGATGTGCACATGTCTCCATTTGCTGCTAATTGATTGAACTTGCCATTCAGCCTCTGATCTCTGCTGCATCAAGAAACATATCATATGAAATATTATATCATGTCATAATAAAAACATATACTTTTCTTAAATAGAAATATAAATTATAGTTTGTACACGTCTGGAGCTTAATCACACCAAACAGCAGTATTGCACAATTGAAACATGATTTTTTCACATATAGTTTTATTTGGATGTGGTTTACCCACAACTCATCAAAATTGGTAAAAGTAGACAAATATAGTTTACGAGTTGTATCTAATAATTTTAAACATGGCTCCTTGATAGCAGCCCGACACCTAGGTGCTTCGAAATTATTATAAACAACACAAAATCAATAAATATCACCATGTAGTTTCAGCTAATTCTGGCATGCCCTTATCCACTACAGTATAAGTCCAAATGCATTAATAAAAACTTACCTGCACAACTGATGAATGAATGTAAAGTAGTGTGTCATTATGTTTGCACCAAGAAGCGCTATTAGAGAGTAAGCACTTTCACAACTCGGCTTGGGAAACATTGCTTTCACTGTGAGATGAATTTGTACGTGGTTGGCTTAACCAATAAGAGAGAACAATGGACAATCCAGCTCGAGCACCCAATAAGATACTCATTGTGGCATATCTTGTTTCATGTGAAAGAATGAGAAAGTTAGCAACTCAAAGGAATGTCATGAACAATTTACAAAATTTGACAAAGCAAGAAATTTCAAAGATGCTAAACTTATTAATACCTGAAGGCGCTGAATTTTGCCATTCAAAAAGTAGTCAAGAGTATCAAGTGGTAGACTTAATTAAACCAACAAATTCCTATGCTTGAGGCAATATGAGCTTAATCATTAGAATAACTCATGCCAAGGCCACCATATATTTGTGTGTGAAATATCAGCATCACCTCTGTCTGAACAAGCAGCCAATCCAACCATCATGAACCAAGACGACTAATGGGGGAATACATATAAACGTCACCTCTGTAAGGTAACACTGCACGAGTTGTTCTGTTTGAGAAGCAACAGTCAGTGACATCATGAGATTCATAATATATAAATGAACAACGAAAGGAAAACAGTGCAAGGATTTGGTCTGGAAAAAAGTGGAAGGATACATACAAATAGCCATTGGGGCCTTTGTCTCAAGAGAAGAAAAACTGGAACACACCTTGATCTGCTCCTAAAGCTGTCTTGCTTGTGCACATAGATGGTGCAAAGGCAGAGCTGTAGGGTGATCAAATATATCAATAATGAACTCCCCCTATTCTCTGTACAATAAAGCATCAGATCATTCCCTGAATGGACAAATGGCCCTTGAAGCCTGAAATATCATATCAATCAATGGCTCATGGACCACCCACCATGCATGAAATAATTAAAGTTGGACCTGGTCAGAGGTGATTGGTGATGTTAATTCGCTCGCAGTAGGGTATTTGTTGTGCTGCCTATGATCGTCATTAAGGAGATTtctttataggatggctaggatccgcgagcggaatacaagggacatcaaccaaatcaaatgcattaaggatgggacagatcgactgctagtgaaggacgaggagatcatggatagatggagagagtattttgacaagttgtttaatggggagagtgagagctCTACCCTTGacttagatgactcttttgacgatacaaacagacgttttgtgaggagaattcaggaggtagagatcggggaggctttgaagagaatgaagagaggtaaagcgatgggccctgatggtattcccattgaggtgtggagatgcctaggagatagagcaatagtatggttaactaagctttttaatctcatttttcggtcaaacaagatgccggaagaatggaggagaagtatattagtacctatcttcaaaaacaagggagatgttcaaagttgtactaactatcgtgggattaagctgatgagccatacgatgaagctttgggagagggttatcgagcatcgcctaagaagagtgacaagtgtgacccaaaaccaatttgggttcatgcctggaaggtcaaccatggaggcgat
This window contains:
- the LOC120696071 gene encoding uncharacterized protein LOC120696071, with the protein product MMASRRHHDALWAKLHELEVQLAAYKLLRAARGGEDAAAPGCGGDGAAAGTTTPRGGACRGRQYDAYMRRRDARRVAAASAEQQQQQAAKARATRAVRCAARDAQEAAAATPRLAAAQARRTPPPALSIPSTPRRDAAALPRSRTVTGGGGGAAGSPARPSPHHQRRNSLGALAEFGEYATPRPFLKRGTGTGGAAAPARLRTPRVHDLPAIDVGNSTPRPLQEPAHAHAPRHARSVSELPFDAAALASPQARARKRWGSPERPAAMFSAASAGDSHRDLSKGLRKLLSFVRKGGGRSAGEQQPFPAPSPRGGGKPVSKGWAGCCPVDVPLADRASLEGHRFPMTRAVGISG
- the LOC120679780 gene encoding 20 kDa chaperonin, chloroplastic-like, which produces MAAVHLTGPRVAVAAKPAALGGLRLPTPSITVPSGRRARGLVVRAATVVSPKYTSIKPLGDRVLVKVKTSEAKSEGGILLPVSVQTRPQGGEVVAVGEGRSFGSKSIEISVPIGAQVVYSKYAGTELEFNDADHLILKEDDIIGILDGDDVKDLKPLNDRILIKIAEAEEQTAGGLLLTQATKDKPSVGTVVAVGPGPLGEDGSRTPLSITPGSNVMYTKYAGSEFKGQEGEYIVLRASDVMAVLS
- the LOC120679739 gene encoding uncharacterized protein LOC120679739; this encodes MSTTESDAAAGAHAPATETEGAHLLKRNSDDVGWQYGILVDPNKDKVKCKFCNKVMQGGIYRLKKHVAHDGKNATKCPKSTDEAKEKCQKSLDGAKRKRADKVVRELELREEVNVSQVGEESEEVTCVGSSEPHKLGPMDKWTKAIDPKASRSESLQQQRLNKELWKERTHEVHKYIARWVYTHAISFNACDNDEFKQMCEAIGQFGPRLEPPTQDSLREKLLEEEYARTKSLLQECDAEKMKNGCSIMTDAWTYRKRRSIMNLCTNCADGTSFISSKEMSDVSHTSEVIFELVDKEIEDFGPENVVQVVTDNASNNMGAKKPQQLY